One Chlamydia ibidis 10-1398/6 genomic window, CGCGATAATATCAAGACCAAATTCACGAATAATTCTCTCGAAAATAATTTCTAAGTGAAGAAGACCTAGAAAACCGCAGCGAAAACCAAAGCCCAAGGAATGACTACTTTCTTGTTCAATAGTTAGTGCAGAATCATTCAACTGTAAACGGCTTAATGCATCTTTTAAGGAGTCGAAATCAGAAGAGTCAATAGGATAAATACCAGCAAAAACAACAGGATTTATTTCTTTAAATCCTTCCAAAGGTTCTTTCGCAGGATGTTTAACTGCAGTAACAGTATCACCAATCTTAACATCTTTGACTTTTTTCAAATTAGCAATGAAGTATCCTACTTGACCAGCTTTTAGAGAACCCTCAATAAGTGTGGCTTCAGGAAGAAATGCGCCTACACCTAAAACCTCAAAAACAGAGCCTTTGGTTGCCATGAATGTAATGCGATCACCCTTTTTAAGCTCACCACTCATTACACGAACATATACCATAATGCCAACATAGGGATCGTAGTGAGAATCAAAAATCAAAGCTTTTAATTCTTTTTCTTTAGGAGGTTTAGGAGGAGGGATTAAATCGATAATAGCTTCAAGGATTTCAGGAATGCCTTGGCCAGTTTTTGCTGAACATGCTATCGCATTAGTTGTATCGAGACCTATATATTCTTCTATCTGCCTTCGAATTCGTTCAGGTTCTGCAGCAGGTAAATCAATCTTGTTTAGTACAGGAATAATTTCTAGATCACGTTCTAAGGCTAAATAAACATTTGCCAAGCTTTGGGCTTGTACTCCTTGAGCAGCGTCTACAATAAGCAACGCACCCTCACATGCGGCTAATGAACGAGATACTTCATAAGAAAAATCGACGTGACCAGGTGTATCTATAAGATTTAGTTGATATGTCTCTCCGTTATGCACATAAGTCATCGTAACAGGATGAGCTTTGATTGTAATGCCCCTTTCCCTTTCTAAGTCCATAGAGTCTAGAAGCTGTTCACGCATTTCCCTCTGCTCTACAGTACTAGTGCTTTCAAGCAAACGGTCTGCTATCGTAGATTTGCCGTGGTCAATATGCGCAATAATAGAGAAGTTGCGAATGTTTTCTAACTTATAGTCTTTCAAATTACAACGTATCTTTTATCGGTTTCATGGAAGCCTATGTTAGATAGGCAAACGTTAGTTGTCAATCTTCTGCAGTTCGAGTTTAAATTACATGCGTTATAAGGGGTTATCGTTTTCATTTTATTAACTATATTCACCAATAATACATTAGGTTTGATTTAAATAAACAATATGATTTTGTTAATTCACAATTTATTGTGTTCTCTAAAAAGCTCTAAATAGAATAAACTGGTTCAAAGATTTTTAAAAATTGTTGATTCAGTATAAAAAATTATAATTATGGCAACGTTACCCAGTTCAAGTATCACTTGTGTGACACATCAGAAGTGTATAGGCTCCCAGTACATAAGTCCTGAAGGAATAGCACAATCTCGTGGTAGAGCGATAGAAATTGTGATGGTCATATCTATGATTTTTTTGATGGGAGTAATTGCTTTGCTAGGGGGAATCTGTTCTGCAAGTATTGAGACTGGAGTTCTTATAGCTTCTATTGGAGCTGTTTTATCGGTAATTTCTTTTTCGATTGCAAGGCTTGCAATCGAAAAATCTAAAGAAAAAAAATTACTAATACCAGAAAAATTTTCTAATATTTTACAGGTGCATTACCCTGAAGTTTTTTCAGAGGTCATTAAAAATAACAAAGTTACTATAAAGGAAGTACGTGAGATTTTATCCTATGTAGATTCTATAAAAAATCATGGCAATATTTCGGAAATTCACAATTCTTCTTTAAGAAAAAAATTTCGTGATCCTCTTCTGCTTTTAGATAGAGTAAGGTCGTATAATAATGCTCAACCTTATGTGCATATTGATAATGTTATTTTGCAAAATTGTCCCTTGTATTGGCTCAGTAAATTTATTTCTTTAGGACGTCAAGATAGTTTGACTAGTCATGGTATCGTTCCTACACCTAAGACGATGTTACTTTACTGGACCTCTACATTGGGACTACCTATAAGGTGCAATCGCGATTACTTTGTTAGAGAAACTATTTTTAACACAACTATTTATGAGGTAGTGAAGAAATTAACATATGAGCAATTCAATATTTTAGAAAATTTTGTTCATAGAAATGCATGGAATGATTGCAAGGTAAACAATATTATTAACTCTTTATTGGGTGATGGAGATCAAGTTGATCTTAATAATCAAACTTTAAATGACCTTCAGTCTAAAGTAACATCTATGAAAAATTACAAAAATATTCTTCTTCTGACTATACTCCACGGCTTTTCTTGGAATCAACTTCAGATGATCAAAGCTCTAGACGTTGATAAATGGGATTTTTGGTGCTGGTTAGATCGTTCAGCAGATTATCGTGGAGGAGTTCAAATTTTCGGAAGATACTTCCTCAATCATTTCATGAATGAAGACTCCCCGCATTATAACCCAGGGGTATCTCTTACTACTTATGAAGAGTTATTATTGATTACTCGACAATCTAGAGAGCAGAAGACAGATAATCTTAGAGGAGTAAGAGACGTGTGCGTGCACTTACAGAAAAAAATAGATACATCTATGCCTGTCGAATCTAATTATGCCTACACTTCTCTTTTAGAAAGTTCATCTTTTCCTAGATATGTTGTTGATTTGAATACCGGTGCCCGTAGTTATTTGTTAAAATGAGTGAGTGTATTCTATCTATAATCAGCTAGGACTCTTATTTATCTCAAAAGAGTGAGAAAATCATTCTTCTACTAGGAATTATGGAGAAATAATCTCCTATATCAGTTTCTCTAGAGAATAGAAATGA contains:
- the lepA gene encoding translation elongation factor 4; this translates as MKDYKLENIRNFSIIAHIDHGKSTIADRLLESTSTVEQREMREQLLDSMDLERERGITIKAHPVTMTYVHNGETYQLNLIDTPGHVDFSYEVSRSLAACEGALLIVDAAQGVQAQSLANVYLALERDLEIIPVLNKIDLPAAEPERIRRQIEEYIGLDTTNAIACSAKTGQGIPEILEAIIDLIPPPKPPKEKELKALIFDSHYDPYVGIMVYVRVMSGELKKGDRITFMATKGSVFEVLGVGAFLPEATLIEGSLKAGQVGYFIANLKKVKDVKIGDTVTAVKHPAKEPLEGFKEINPVVFAGIYPIDSSDFDSLKDALSRLQLNDSALTIEQESSHSLGFGFRCGFLGLLHLEIIFERIIREFGLDIIATAPSVIYKVVLKNGKTLFIDNPTEYPDPAIIEHLEEPWVHVNIISPQEYLSNIMNLCLDKRGVCLKTEMLDQHRLVLSYDLPLNEIVSDFNDRLKSITKGYGSFDYRLGDYRKGDIIKLEILINDEPVDAFSCLVHKDKAEAKGRSICEKLVDVIPQQLFKIPIQAAINKKIIARETIRALSKNVTAKCYGGDITRKRKLWEKQKKGKKRMKEFGKVSIPNTAFIEVLKID
- a CDS encoding DUF1389 domain-containing protein; this translates as MATLPSSSITCVTHQKCIGSQYISPEGIAQSRGRAIEIVMVISMIFLMGVIALLGGICSASIETGVLIASIGAVLSVISFSIARLAIEKSKEKKLLIPEKFSNILQVHYPEVFSEVIKNNKVTIKEVREILSYVDSIKNHGNISEIHNSSLRKKFRDPLLLLDRVRSYNNAQPYVHIDNVILQNCPLYWLSKFISLGRQDSLTSHGIVPTPKTMLLYWTSTLGLPIRCNRDYFVRETIFNTTIYEVVKKLTYEQFNILENFVHRNAWNDCKVNNIINSLLGDGDQVDLNNQTLNDLQSKVTSMKNYKNILLLTILHGFSWNQLQMIKALDVDKWDFWCWLDRSADYRGGVQIFGRYFLNHFMNEDSPHYNPGVSLTTYEELLLITRQSREQKTDNLRGVRDVCVHLQKKIDTSMPVESNYAYTSLLESSSFPRYVVDLNTGARSYLLK